Proteins from a single region of Vibrio sp. DW001:
- the fucA gene encoding L-fuculose-phosphate aldolase: MTRNELSQQIIDTCIEMTRLGLNQGTAGNVSVRFDNGMLITPTGVPYEKLTPEHIVYVSNEGEFEEGKLPSSEWLFHLTCYRTRDDADAVVHNHSINCAAVSILNKPIPAIHYMVAASGANEIPCVPYATFGSAKLADNVAEGMAKSKAILLQHHGLITAEQNLDKALWLAHECEVLAELYLKTMAIQKDIPILDDAEMDVVLNKFQSYGLRVEK, translated from the coding sequence ATGACACGTAACGAATTATCACAACAAATTATTGATACTTGTATTGAAATGACTCGGCTTGGCCTTAATCAAGGAACGGCTGGTAATGTCAGTGTGCGCTTTGATAACGGTATGCTTATCACTCCTACTGGTGTTCCATATGAAAAATTAACACCAGAACATATTGTTTATGTAAGCAACGAAGGTGAGTTTGAAGAAGGCAAGTTGCCGTCAAGCGAGTGGTTATTCCACCTTACTTGCTATAGAACTCGAGACGACGCTGATGCGGTGGTCCATAACCACTCCATTAATTGTGCTGCTGTTTCTATTCTTAATAAACCGATCCCGGCTATTCATTATATGGTTGCTGCATCAGGTGCTAACGAGATCCCTTGTGTTCCTTATGCCACATTCGGTAGCGCTAAACTTGCTGACAATGTTGCCGAAGGGATGGCAAAAAGTAAGGCGATTTTACTTCAACATCACGGTCTTATAACCGCAGAGCAAAACTTAGACAAAGCACTTTGGTTAGCGCATGAATGTGAAGTGCTTGCAGAACTGTATTTAAAAACGATGGCGATTCAAAAAGATATTCCAATTCTGGACGACGCTGAAATGGATGTTGTGCTAAATAAATTCCAATCTTACGGCCTTCGCGTAGAAAAATAA
- the fucO gene encoding lactaldehyde reductase, whose product MVFSLNLPRLAMSGVGAVAESVDVLTQQPVNKALVVTDKNLIDLGILDSLFLSLDEKGVSYVVFDKVTPNPTASLVRSGHQFYLENQCDCFIAVGGGSPVDCAKAIRIMASNPGDICDYDGVGLVKNSGDFFIAINTTAGTSAEMTSNSVITDEERAVKMVLVDSKQIPDVSVNDPSLMVGLPSNVTAATGMDALTHAIESYVTPGAHTLTQPTALEAIRLISLWLPVAVENGKNIEARAKMADAQFLAGMSFNSAGLGLVHAMAHQPGATHNLPHGVCNAILLPEVCEFNAQTQPERFRAVAEAMGGNTSQLNDNQAAELAVELIRRLSKQVGIPSGFTELGIKASDLGQWIDKAMQDVCLGGNPRQPTPDEVKALYVLSL is encoded by the coding sequence ATGGTATTTTCTCTAAATTTACCACGGTTAGCGATGTCTGGCGTTGGCGCGGTGGCAGAGTCCGTTGACGTGCTTACACAGCAACCCGTTAATAAAGCGTTGGTTGTGACGGATAAAAATTTAATCGATTTGGGTATATTGGATTCGCTTTTTTTATCGTTGGATGAGAAAGGAGTAAGTTATGTTGTATTCGATAAAGTAACACCAAATCCAACCGCGAGTTTGGTTCGAAGTGGTCATCAATTTTATTTAGAAAATCAATGTGATTGCTTTATTGCTGTTGGTGGAGGGAGCCCTGTCGATTGTGCCAAAGCCATTCGTATTATGGCTTCTAATCCGGGAGATATCTGTGATTATGATGGTGTCGGTTTGGTCAAGAATAGTGGCGATTTCTTTATCGCTATAAATACAACCGCAGGCACGTCAGCTGAGATGACATCTAATTCGGTTATCACCGATGAAGAACGTGCAGTTAAGATGGTCTTGGTTGATAGCAAACAGATACCTGACGTTTCGGTCAATGATCCTTCTCTTATGGTTGGATTGCCGTCAAATGTTACTGCGGCAACAGGCATGGATGCATTAACTCATGCCATAGAATCTTATGTCACACCAGGTGCGCATACCTTAACTCAGCCGACAGCATTAGAAGCAATAAGACTGATTAGTCTCTGGTTACCCGTTGCCGTTGAAAATGGCAAAAATATTGAAGCTCGTGCAAAAATGGCGGACGCACAATTTCTCGCGGGAATGTCGTTCAATAGTGCAGGCTTAGGTTTGGTTCACGCTATGGCCCATCAACCAGGCGCAACACATAATCTTCCGCATGGTGTATGTAATGCAATTCTACTTCCTGAAGTCTGCGAATTTAATGCTCAAACTCAACCAGAGCGTTTCCGTGCAGTAGCGGAGGCCATGGGAGGAAATACGAGTCAACTCAATGATAACCAAGCTGCCGAGTTAGCTGTAGAGCTGATTCGTCGCCTATCTAAGCAGGTCGGTATTCCATCTGGATTTACGGAACTTGGAATTAAGGCGTCTGACTTAGGGCAATGGATAGATAAAGCGATGCAGGATGTCTGTCTAGGTGGTAACCCTCGCCAACCGACACCGGATGAAGTCAAAGCGTTGTACGTGTTGTCTTTATAG
- a CDS encoding ankyrin repeat domain-containing protein has protein sequence MRNWNDYKTTYRSESDIFDFARVGDFRGLVNILSQHTEIDLDAKNNRGYSPLMLAVYNGERDFCEALLRSGADANSMDFMKNTVLMASAFKGNVDIIKLLLQFGAITTNRNKTNMNVRDWALMFGRTEVVQYLDNTFPNLVASSKIKNFIRFLGLSFLMIKPRIQSQDKSEYS, from the coding sequence ATGAGAAACTGGAATGATTATAAGACAACCTATCGCAGTGAGTCAGATATCTTTGATTTCGCAAGAGTTGGTGACTTTAGAGGGCTTGTAAATATTTTATCTCAACATACTGAAATAGACTTAGATGCTAAAAATAACAGAGGCTACTCCCCACTTATGCTTGCCGTTTATAATGGAGAGAGAGATTTCTGTGAAGCGCTCTTGAGAAGTGGCGCAGATGCAAACTCGATGGACTTCATGAAGAATACAGTGCTGATGGCTTCAGCTTTCAAAGGTAATGTAGACATTATAAAGCTTCTATTACAATTTGGAGCAATAACCACGAATAGAAATAAGACCAACATGAATGTGCGAGACTGGGCGTTAATGTTTGGACGAACAGAGGTTGTACAATACCTTGATAATACATTTCCTAATTTAGTTGCTTCATCGAAAATTAAAAATTTCATAAGGTTTTTAGGACTTAGCTTTCTGATGATTAAGCCGAGGATACAATCCCAAGATAAGAGTGAATATTCTTAA
- a CDS encoding catalase, whose translation MMKQKKLTTANGCPVADNQNVQTAGPRGPMLLQDVWFLEKLAHFDREVIPERRMHAKGSGAYGTFTVTHDISKYTKAKLFSEVGKKTDLFVRFSTVAGERGAADAERDIRGFAMKFYTEEGNWDLVGNNTPVFFLRDPLKFPDLNHAVKRDPRTNMRSANTNWDFWTLLPEALHQITVLMSERGIPRTYRHMHGFGSHTFSFINSQNERFWVKFHLQTQQGIENLTDQEAEELIGKNRESHQQDLYESIESGEFPRWNLKVQIMPENEAGDYRFHPFDLSKVWPHEDYPLIDVGVMELNRNPENYFAEVEQAAFNPANIVPGIGFSPDKMLQGRLFSYGDAQRYRLGVNHAHIPVNQARCPVNAYHRDGAMRVDGNYGSTKAYEPNSLGLWQEQPDTKEPSMQLNGDAHSWDFREDDSDYFTQPRDLFNLMTSSQQKALFENTARSVGGASIEVQHRHISNCSKADPAYGKGVAKALGIALEDSKQ comes from the coding sequence ATGATGAAACAAAAAAAACTGACCACAGCCAATGGCTGCCCTGTTGCAGATAACCAAAATGTACAAACCGCAGGTCCTCGCGGACCTATGCTTCTGCAAGATGTATGGTTTCTTGAAAAGCTGGCTCATTTCGACAGAGAAGTTATTCCAGAAAGACGCATGCACGCCAAAGGATCTGGCGCTTATGGCACCTTCACCGTAACGCATGACATTTCTAAATATACTAAAGCCAAGCTATTTTCTGAAGTCGGCAAGAAGACCGATCTTTTTGTCCGCTTCTCTACCGTCGCTGGTGAGCGTGGTGCCGCAGATGCTGAACGTGATATTCGCGGGTTTGCAATGAAGTTCTACACAGAAGAAGGGAATTGGGACTTAGTTGGTAACAACACTCCCGTATTCTTCCTTCGTGATCCTTTGAAGTTTCCAGATCTAAATCATGCTGTTAAACGAGACCCTCGTACAAATATGCGCAGTGCTAATACGAACTGGGATTTCTGGACATTGCTTCCTGAGGCGCTTCACCAAATTACCGTTCTAATGAGTGAGCGTGGTATTCCTCGTACTTACCGCCATATGCATGGATTTGGGAGCCATACCTTTAGCTTTATCAACTCTCAAAATGAAAGGTTCTGGGTAAAATTTCACCTACAAACGCAACAAGGTATTGAGAACTTAACCGATCAAGAGGCGGAGGAATTGATTGGCAAGAACCGTGAAAGTCATCAACAAGACCTGTATGAGTCAATTGAAAGTGGTGAATTTCCTCGTTGGAATTTGAAAGTTCAAATTATGCCCGAGAACGAAGCTGGAGATTACCGCTTTCATCCGTTCGATCTCAGTAAAGTCTGGCCACATGAGGATTACCCACTGATTGATGTTGGTGTCATGGAGCTTAATCGAAATCCAGAGAACTACTTTGCCGAGGTAGAGCAAGCCGCATTTAATCCTGCCAATATTGTGCCTGGAATTGGATTTTCTCCTGACAAGATGTTGCAAGGACGATTATTTTCGTATGGAGACGCACAGCGTTATCGCTTGGGTGTCAACCATGCGCATATTCCAGTCAATCAGGCCCGTTGCCCTGTGAATGCCTACCACAGAGATGGAGCAATGCGTGTAGATGGAAACTACGGAAGTACAAAAGCATATGAGCCAAACAGTTTAGGTTTATGGCAAGAGCAACCGGATACTAAAGAACCGTCAATGCAACTTAATGGTGATGCGCATAGCTGGGATTTCCGTGAGGATGATAGTGATTACTTCACGCAGCCTAGAGATCTGTTCAACCTAATGACATCGAGTCAACAGAAAGCGCTCTTTGAAAACACGGCTCGCAGTGTTGGTGGGGCATCGATTGAAGTCCAACACCGCCATATCTCCAACTGCTCCAAAGCAGACCCTGCTTATGGTAAAGGTGTCGCTAAAGCGTTAGGAATTGCTTTAGAAGACAGTAAACAATAA
- a CDS encoding glycoside hydrolase family 88 protein, whose product MNHAFEQIKLDIINSVERNAPIIGLRNPMVGAGAEQYQWLYPEEYFWTDSFWTGELWLAYMITGKQELKNMARMRYSHLAKILDTPLWLNHDLGFEFSLSAVADYKLTGNLKARDLALKAAEALRNRYNWNGEYIVAWTAGAEDKVHAETVQGKIIIDCMQNLPLLLWAYEETNIESFKQVAIGQAETSLKHLVRDDFSTYHTFDFDPVTNKPLRGCTHQGYSDESCWSRGQAWAIHGFAQLALMTGDIRYAELSEKLTGYMLDKITDDMVPIWDYLLPENEIQFKDTSAGSITSAGLYVLSEFFNKCGQKDKSERYAKIASQMLLALRENYDLTQQLDAQGLLSNSASSVPHAMDRDLPYLANAMLPYGDYYYFEATLRAAGHTHFFW is encoded by the coding sequence ATGAACCATGCTTTCGAACAGATAAAGCTAGATATTATTAACAGTGTTGAGCGTAATGCGCCAATTATCGGTTTGAGAAATCCGATGGTTGGTGCTGGAGCGGAACAATACCAATGGCTATACCCAGAAGAGTATTTTTGGACAGACTCTTTTTGGACTGGTGAGCTTTGGCTTGCTTATATGATTACCGGTAAGCAAGAATTAAAAAATATGGCTCGCATGCGTTATTCACATTTGGCCAAAATCTTAGATACCCCGCTTTGGTTAAATCATGATTTAGGATTCGAATTTAGTCTTTCTGCGGTGGCAGATTACAAATTGACAGGCAATTTGAAAGCTCGAGATTTAGCGCTAAAAGCGGCAGAGGCATTGCGAAATCGTTACAACTGGAATGGTGAGTATATTGTCGCTTGGACTGCAGGGGCTGAAGATAAAGTTCATGCTGAAACCGTGCAAGGTAAGATTATTATTGATTGCATGCAGAATCTGCCTTTGTTGTTGTGGGCTTACGAAGAAACCAATATTGAATCATTTAAGCAGGTTGCTATTGGTCAGGCAGAAACGTCACTTAAGCATCTTGTTCGCGACGATTTCAGCACTTATCACACCTTTGATTTTGATCCTGTAACAAACAAACCTTTACGCGGATGTACGCACCAAGGCTACAGTGATGAATCATGTTGGAGTCGCGGACAAGCATGGGCAATACATGGCTTTGCGCAGTTAGCCTTGATGACTGGCGACATACGTTATGCCGAGCTAAGTGAAAAACTAACCGGTTATATGTTAGATAAAATCACGGATGACATGGTACCAATTTGGGATTATCTGCTTCCTGAAAATGAAATCCAATTTAAAGACACTTCTGCTGGTTCCATTACCTCTGCAGGTCTTTACGTTTTGTCAGAGTTCTTTAATAAATGTGGTCAAAAAGACAAGTCGGAACGATACGCAAAAATTGCAAGCCAGATGCTACTAGCATTACGTGAAAATTATGATCTGACGCAACAATTGGATGCTCAAGGTTTGCTTTCTAATTCAGCTTCGTCGGTTCCGCATGCGATGGATAGAGATCTACCTTATCTGGCAAATGCGATGCTTCCTTATGGTGATTATTACTATTTTGAAGCGACTTTGCGAGCAGCAGGGCATACCCATTTTTTTTGGTAG
- a CDS encoding LacI family DNA-binding transcriptional regulator, giving the protein MDKTLDKTQVIKRKPTLDLIASLAGVSKATVSRVLNDSSLVKPDVVTRVLEVIEEIGYVKKRKSVEIPSSFKKLTVVCDDSAFAPHTFYGNLLSELKLETSKLSIQLEMSMFNQLTSPSQASQRLSDTEALLILGNPNEDIVQLMARKRIPVVIINGVDPYMKTQSISPDYEFGGFMAADYLIQHGHRRIKILTANDRHSTFQRTEGFLRALTMAGVDYQRADTVIDFIDYIDKVVSNRGLVGKALITNPSGDFGAREILPLLIKEKVFEQCTAVFCICDMMALSLIEALSSVGIRVPEDISVIGFDNLDVGAISVPPLTTISTDYNKIAQTALHKLLTTISTPNKAATRSSVAVELIERGSVAQIF; this is encoded by the coding sequence ATGGATAAAACCTTGGATAAAACACAAGTAATTAAACGTAAACCAACACTCGATCTAATTGCATCGCTCGCTGGAGTGTCAAAAGCAACCGTTTCACGGGTATTAAACGATAGCTCCCTTGTGAAGCCTGATGTTGTCACACGAGTGCTAGAGGTGATTGAAGAGATTGGCTACGTAAAAAAGCGTAAGAGCGTTGAGATACCCTCAAGTTTCAAAAAATTAACCGTTGTCTGTGATGATTCCGCTTTTGCTCCGCATACCTTTTATGGCAACCTACTTAGCGAGCTTAAGCTAGAGACAAGCAAGCTCTCCATTCAGTTAGAAATGTCGATGTTCAATCAACTCACATCTCCAAGCCAAGCGAGCCAAAGACTATCCGACACAGAAGCCCTATTAATATTAGGTAACCCTAATGAAGATATTGTTCAATTAATGGCGCGAAAACGTATTCCAGTTGTCATCATCAACGGCGTCGATCCGTATATGAAAACCCAAAGCATTTCTCCTGACTATGAATTTGGCGGATTCATGGCGGCAGATTATCTTATCCAACATGGACACAGACGTATTAAGATACTCACTGCAAACGACAGACATTCTACGTTCCAACGTACAGAAGGCTTTCTAAGAGCACTCACCATGGCTGGCGTTGACTATCAAAGAGCCGATACGGTGATCGATTTCATAGATTATATCGATAAGGTAGTGTCAAACAGAGGTTTAGTCGGTAAGGCATTAATTACCAATCCGTCAGGTGATTTTGGTGCACGTGAGATTTTACCTTTATTAATAAAAGAAAAAGTATTCGAACAGTGCACAGCGGTTTTTTGTATCTGCGACATGATGGCGTTATCACTAATTGAGGCTTTATCAAGTGTCGGTATTCGAGTACCTGAAGACATTTCTGTCATAGGTTTTGATAATCTTGATGTGGGAGCGATATCAGTGCCTCCCCTTACAACGATCAGTACTGATTACAACAAAATTGCTCAGACAGCGTTACATAAACTCTTAACAACTATTAGTACCCCAAACAAGGCTGCTACGCGCTCCAGTGTTGCGGTTGAATTGATTGAACGAGGTTCGGTCGCTCAGATATTTTGA
- a CDS encoding patatin family protein, with translation MATSALIVEGGAMRGIFASGVLDAFMEKAFLPYDFAIGVSAGATNLVGYLANAPQRSFNIITTLAVDKGFFNPIRFTKGGHLVDVKWLWNESNQRYPLDSEVLFSSIPMYAAITNIDTGRADYHQIKPDSLSNIIEATTALPVAYREIPCFSGGCYIDGGVADSIPVKEAYRRGARDITVILSHPLSYQMQPNKYPWLIKRLLSKHPNIVKSMMVRANNYNQSLEFIRNPPKEVIIRVIAPPENFAVKRLTMNKATLHDGYQMGITAGKEHLSIRSGTYGLNEENCHFCV, from the coding sequence ATGGCAACAAGTGCGCTAATTGTTGAAGGTGGGGCGATGAGAGGTATATTCGCCAGTGGGGTGTTAGATGCATTTATGGAGAAAGCGTTCCTGCCTTACGATTTTGCTATTGGTGTTTCTGCCGGTGCTACTAATTTAGTAGGCTACCTTGCCAATGCACCTCAACGCAGTTTTAATATCATTACCACATTGGCAGTAGACAAAGGTTTTTTTAACCCAATACGTTTTACTAAAGGTGGGCATCTCGTTGATGTGAAATGGCTTTGGAATGAATCCAACCAACGTTACCCTCTCGATTCAGAAGTGCTATTTTCAAGTATCCCTATGTATGCCGCGATCACAAATATTGATACGGGTCGTGCGGACTACCATCAGATAAAACCTGACTCACTGTCTAACATTATTGAAGCGACAACCGCACTCCCTGTGGCTTACCGTGAAATACCGTGTTTTTCAGGTGGCTGTTATATCGATGGAGGTGTCGCTGACTCCATTCCAGTAAAAGAGGCGTATCGACGTGGCGCCCGTGATATCACGGTGATCCTATCCCATCCCCTTAGCTATCAAATGCAACCCAATAAATATCCGTGGTTAATAAAAAGGCTGCTATCTAAACACCCAAATATTGTGAAATCTATGATGGTAAGAGCCAATAATTATAATCAATCTCTTGAGTTCATCAGAAACCCACCCAAAGAGGTGATTATTCGAGTGATAGCGCCACCAGAAAACTTTGCTGTAAAGAGGTTAACAATGAATAAAGCTACATTGCATGACGGCTACCAGATGGGGATAACTGCCGGGAAAGAGCATCTATCCATTAGAAGTGGTACTTATGGGTTGAACGAAGAAAACTGCCATTTTTGTGTTTAA
- a CDS encoding methyl-accepting chemotaxis protein: MSIVQRTVFGFVLMFTLMLIIAITNYSNTIKLNNQIEQITSRSNPILLATLPLQKIIQNSHQYFSTYISQVNSSELVAIRNQVLEQKVKYVKAIEHLQSFDPGTDEIDQINGINVLTDQYFINVLQSMSAHEKLIMTREALMVTNKDLIKLEDTYTWAKEQITDESSTSRVIKNKVEFIISSVDQGLKNIRRIDKNIDIAIAKKKLENDTKIAIQRSQGLEISARTKEQFISIIEKLRAITLTDHGLFNNLIKERALHEESTAYFERASIDINKIQNQIQGLTNLAQEKALESTSEAETVANRAIMTTISVAAVSGVIALIIGYTIAISIKRPIGKTSPVLIKMAEGDMTQRTNYVDKTEFGVISRAIDTLADNTSSILKEIGEGSTVLAKEASRTAEISERTLDLVEQQKTKTELVATAIAELEVSSGEVSNYTRNTLMEVEKTNEATLMGQKEVVKNREITMTLVNSIEEAVTYSEQLGKITSNIGSILDVIRSIAEQTNLLALNAAIEAARAGEQGRGFAVVADEVRALATRSHNSTEEIQRMIESLQESSTQITNVMVKSLQQTNSCAHQTQLTEKSLDVVTSRMKDIFDMSSQIAHAAQEQISVSGEVAMYINGIAEGAQQTGMEAKQSADSSGVLVELAQRQQTLIEQFKV, encoded by the coding sequence ATGTCTATCGTTCAGCGTACTGTGTTCGGATTTGTTTTAATGTTTACCTTGATGCTCATTATCGCAATAACGAATTATTCAAATACGATCAAGTTGAACAACCAAATAGAGCAGATAACAAGTCGGTCAAATCCGATTTTACTTGCCACATTACCGCTTCAAAAAATAATCCAAAATAGTCATCAATATTTTTCTACCTATATTTCGCAAGTAAATAGTTCTGAGCTTGTTGCAATACGTAATCAGGTTCTTGAGCAAAAAGTAAAGTATGTAAAGGCGATAGAGCATCTACAGAGCTTTGATCCGGGCACGGATGAGATTGACCAAATTAATGGTATTAATGTGTTGACCGACCAGTACTTTATCAATGTATTGCAAAGTATGTCCGCACATGAAAAATTGATCATGACGAGAGAGGCGTTAATGGTGACCAACAAAGACCTGATCAAGCTGGAAGATACGTATACGTGGGCAAAAGAGCAGATAACGGATGAGTCATCGACAAGCCGTGTTATAAAAAACAAAGTAGAATTTATTATTAGTAGTGTTGATCAAGGTTTAAAAAATATTCGTAGGATCGATAAGAATATCGATATTGCCATCGCAAAGAAAAAATTGGAGAACGATACTAAAATTGCTATTCAACGTTCTCAAGGTTTGGAAATATCAGCTCGTACTAAAGAGCAGTTTATTAGCATCATTGAGAAACTAAGAGCGATCACGCTGACGGACCATGGTTTGTTTAATAACCTTATTAAAGAACGTGCTTTGCACGAGGAAAGTACGGCGTATTTTGAGCGCGCGTCAATAGATATAAACAAGATACAGAATCAGATTCAAGGGCTAACCAATCTGGCTCAAGAAAAGGCATTAGAGAGCACTTCAGAAGCGGAGACAGTGGCCAATAGAGCGATCATGACCACGATCTCAGTCGCCGCGGTTTCAGGGGTCATTGCTTTAATCATTGGCTACACCATTGCAATTAGTATCAAGAGACCAATCGGAAAAACCAGTCCGGTATTAATAAAAATGGCAGAAGGCGACATGACTCAGAGAACCAACTATGTTGACAAAACAGAGTTTGGTGTCATCTCCAGAGCGATAGACACATTAGCAGACAATACCTCATCGATATTGAAGGAGATAGGAGAAGGCTCGACGGTGTTAGCGAAAGAGGCCTCTCGAACCGCAGAAATCAGCGAAAGAACCCTCGATTTGGTGGAGCAGCAAAAGACAAAAACTGAACTGGTCGCAACGGCGATAGCTGAATTAGAAGTGAGCTCAGGCGAAGTCTCTAACTATACGCGTAATACATTAATGGAAGTTGAAAAAACCAATGAAGCAACATTGATGGGTCAGAAAGAGGTGGTAAAAAACAGAGAAATCACGATGACGTTAGTCAACTCTATAGAAGAAGCGGTCACCTATTCTGAGCAATTAGGGAAAATAACCTCAAACATCGGCAGTATATTGGATGTTATTCGCAGTATTGCGGAGCAGACGAACCTACTTGCGTTAAATGCGGCTATTGAGGCTGCTCGGGCCGGTGAGCAAGGAAGGGGCTTCGCCGTTGTGGCAGATGAAGTTCGCGCCTTAGCGACCCGTTCGCACAATTCAACAGAAGAGATTCAACGCATGATTGAGAGCCTTCAAGAGAGCTCTACACAGATAACCAATGTGATGGTTAAAAGCTTGCAACAGACGAACAGTTGCGCGCATCAGACTCAACTCACAGAAAAGTCACTAGACGTCGTCACGTCTAGAATGAAAGATATATTTGATATGTCGAGTCAAATCGCCCACGCAGCACAAGAGCAGATTTCGGTGAGTGGTGAGGTTGCCATGTATATCAATGGTATTGCGGAAGGTGCACAGCAAACGGGTATGGAAGCAAAACAGTCTGCTGATAGCAGTGGGGTTCTGGTTGAGTTAGCCCAGCGGCAACAAACGTTAATCGAACAATTTAAAGTCTAA
- a CDS encoding FGGY-family carbohydrate kinase, translating to MAKISTKLFISEGKAILGIELGSTRIKAILIGEDQQPISSGSYLWENKLIDDNWSYDLDDVWIGIQACYKDLYENVYQQHNVELRKLAGLGISAMMHGYLVFDRSDKLLAPFRTWRNNNTLEASEKLMCVFEHPIPQRWSIAHLYQSILDNQEHVPNIDFMTTLSGYVHWKLTGCKVLGIGDASGMFPIDIDETAFDSELMMRFDHLVKGEVLPWKFDQIIPEVLTAGQNAGFLTEAGTLLLDPNGQLQSGCPMCPPEGDAGTGMIATNTVSIGTGNISAGTSIFAMVVLDEKLKKVHSELDLVTTPDGKLVAMVHSNNCSSNLDAWMQLFKEVAHGLGSNVSQDELYETLFKTSHKGDDDCGGLMVYGYLSGEHLTHFEKGCPLFLNPSDSKFTLANFMRANLLSAFGAMKIGIDILVEEEGVNLEKILAHGGLFKTKGVVQHLMATALNVQVATVENASEGGAWGIALLSSFLIDEEVNLDSFLKRKVFLADDEFIVGPEKKEFEGVQEFMRRYKDCLPVEREAVNRLT from the coding sequence ATGGCAAAAATAAGCACTAAGTTATTTATCTCTGAAGGGAAAGCGATTCTTGGTATTGAACTAGGTTCAACTCGAATTAAAGCTATATTAATTGGTGAGGACCAACAGCCCATCTCAAGTGGAAGTTATCTCTGGGAAAATAAACTTATTGATGATAATTGGAGCTATGACCTAGATGATGTCTGGATCGGAATACAGGCTTGTTACAAAGATCTTTACGAGAACGTTTACCAACAACATAACGTTGAGTTAAGGAAGTTAGCAGGGCTGGGTATCAGTGCAATGATGCATGGTTACCTTGTTTTTGATCGTTCAGATAAGTTGCTTGCGCCTTTTAGAACATGGAGAAATAACAATACGTTAGAGGCATCGGAAAAACTGATGTGTGTCTTTGAACACCCTATTCCTCAGCGTTGGAGCATCGCCCATCTTTATCAATCAATATTGGATAATCAAGAACATGTTCCTAACATTGACTTTATGACAACACTATCTGGTTATGTGCATTGGAAATTAACAGGATGTAAGGTACTAGGCATTGGAGATGCGTCTGGTATGTTTCCAATTGATATCGATGAAACAGCATTTGATTCAGAGCTGATGATGCGCTTTGATCATTTAGTTAAAGGTGAAGTCCTGCCTTGGAAATTTGACCAAATTATTCCTGAAGTGCTTACTGCAGGGCAGAATGCTGGTTTCCTAACAGAAGCCGGAACTCTGTTATTAGACCCTAATGGTCAGTTGCAATCTGGTTGCCCGATGTGCCCACCGGAAGGTGATGCGGGTACGGGTATGATAGCAACGAACACCGTTTCAATAGGTACTGGTAACATTTCAGCAGGTACATCAATTTTCGCTATGGTCGTACTTGATGAGAAGCTTAAAAAAGTACACTCGGAACTCGATCTGGTCACGACACCAGATGGAAAACTAGTTGCGATGGTTCATTCTAATAACTGCTCATCCAATCTCGATGCTTGGATGCAGTTATTCAAGGAAGTCGCTCATGGACTAGGAAGTAATGTTTCTCAAGATGAACTATATGAAACGTTGTTTAAAACCTCCCATAAAGGTGATGATGATTGCGGAGGTCTTATGGTGTATGGCTATTTATCTGGTGAACATTTGACCCACTTTGAAAAAGGGTGTCCGCTCTTTCTAAACCCATCAGATAGCAAATTTACATTAGCCAATTTCATGCGAGCAAATTTACTGTCTGCTTTTGGTGCAATGAAGATAGGTATAGACATCTTAGTTGAAGAAGAAGGTGTAAACCTTGAAAAAATCTTGGCTCACGGTGGTCTATTCAAAACGAAAGGTGTGGTTCAACATCTTATGGCTACCGCTCTAAATGTACAAGTGGCGACAGTAGAGAATGCTTCTGAGGGTGGGGCTTGGGGTATTGCTTTACTCTCTTCTTTTTTAATAGACGAAGAGGTTAATCTTGATTCGTTTTTAAAGCGTAAAGTATTCTTAGCAGACGACGAGTTTATAGTCGGCCCAGAGAAAAAAGAATTCGAAGGTGTGCAAGAATTTATGAGGCGTTATAAAGATTGTTTACCCGTAGAACGAGAAGCCGTAAATCGCCTCACGTAG